One Pseudomonas sp. AN-1 genomic region harbors:
- a CDS encoding patatin-like phospholipase family protein: protein MGAAKTAFVLAGGGSLGAVQVGMLKALCRARITPDLVVGASVGAINAAYYAAAPDESGVAQLERIWLDLRRSDVFPLSTSDTLLCLLGRRDFLAQPDPLRALIATRLPYRNLEDAALPCHVVATDALDGREVILSTGDAADALLASAAIPAVFPSVVIGGRPLMDGGIASNTPISAAIELGATRVLILPTGTPCALQEPPHGALAIALHAINLLAMRQLLADVDRFAQRCELIVLPPLCPLAINTFDFSHTAELIQRAEKATSHWLQNGMQRLQGKDPHWLLAPHRHRPGHG, encoded by the coding sequence ATGGGCGCGGCGAAGACCGCCTTCGTGCTGGCCGGCGGCGGCAGCCTCGGCGCCGTGCAGGTCGGCATGCTCAAGGCGCTGTGTCGCGCGCGCATTACTCCCGATCTGGTGGTCGGCGCCTCGGTGGGAGCGATCAACGCCGCCTACTATGCCGCCGCACCCGACGAAAGCGGCGTCGCGCAGCTCGAGCGCATCTGGCTGGACCTGCGCCGCAGCGATGTCTTCCCGCTGTCGACCAGCGACACCCTGCTCTGCCTGCTCGGCCGCCGCGACTTTCTGGCGCAGCCCGACCCGCTGCGCGCCCTGATCGCCACGCGCCTGCCCTACCGCAACCTGGAAGACGCCGCGCTGCCCTGCCACGTGGTCGCCACCGATGCGCTGGACGGCCGGGAAGTCATCCTCTCCACCGGCGATGCCGCCGATGCCCTGCTCGCCAGTGCGGCCATCCCGGCAGTGTTTCCCAGCGTGGTCATCGGCGGTCGGCCGCTGATGGACGGCGGCATCGCCAGCAACACGCCGATTTCCGCAGCGATCGAACTGGGGGCGACCCGCGTGCTGATCCTGCCCACCGGCACGCCCTGTGCACTGCAGGAGCCGCCCCACGGCGCGCTGGCCATCGCCCTGCACGCCATCAACCTGCTGGCCATGCGCCAGTTGCTGGCCGACGTCGACCGCTTCGCGCAGCGCTGCGAACTGATCGTGCTGCCGCCCCTGTGCCCGCTGGCCATCAACACCTTCGACTTCTCGCACACCGCCGAACTCATCCAGCGGGCGGAGAAGGCCACCAGCCACTGGCTGCAGAACGGCATGCAGCGGTTGCAGGGCAAGGATCCGCACTGGCTGCTGGCGCCCCACCGCCATCGGCCGGGGCATGGTTGA
- a CDS encoding alpha/beta hydrolase: MRRHAVHYLILPGWQGSPAEHWQSHWQRSLPDASRVEQDDWLQPRREDWVASLDRHVAAAPRRLILIAHSLGCVTLAHWAAQAAPALRDKVLGALLVAPADVERPGCPEALQDFAPIPRQLLPFPSLLVGSDNDPAATPARALELARQWGAEPVLLAGAGHINVKSGHRQWEQGFAHLFRLQNLIEQHARRLA, from the coding sequence ATGCGCCGTCACGCCGTCCACTACCTGATCCTGCCCGGCTGGCAGGGCTCCCCCGCCGAACACTGGCAGAGTCACTGGCAGCGCAGCCTGCCGGATGCCAGCCGGGTCGAGCAGGACGACTGGCTGCAGCCGCGTCGCGAGGACTGGGTCGCCAGCCTCGACCGCCACGTGGCGGCAGCGCCCCGGCGGCTGATCCTGATCGCCCACAGCCTGGGCTGCGTCACCCTCGCCCACTGGGCGGCCCAGGCGGCACCGGCGCTGCGCGACAAGGTGCTGGGGGCGCTGCTGGTGGCGCCGGCGGACGTCGAACGCCCCGGCTGCCCCGAGGCGCTGCAGGACTTCGCGCCCATCCCGCGCCAGCTGCTGCCGTTCCCCAGCCTGCTGGTCGGCTCGGACAACGACCCCGCCGCCACCCCGGCACGCGCCCTGGAGCTGGCCCGCCAGTGGGGTGCCGAGCCGGTTCTGCTGGCCGGCGCCGGGCACATCAACGTCAAGTCCGGCCACCGCCAGTGGGAGCAGGGCTTCGCCCACCTCTTCCGCCTGCAGAACCTGATCGAACAGCATGCCCGCCGCCTGGCCTGA
- a CDS encoding TRAP transporter substrate-binding protein — MKTLKLAALTLAIGAAGAAQAADSYTLKVAHFLPSTSNAQVNIIEPWCEQLRQESNDRLKCQLYPSMQLGGTPAKLADMARNGVADIVWTAPAYSAGKFPRVEALELPFMLPYGGKAGNDIIWKFYEQYAKDDFKGYKVLSVFGDGGMDLHTRGKAVKTLEDLKGLKLRASSRTAAKTLEALGVTPVSMPPAQMTEAISKGVVDGALASWEVVPATKLNEVTQYHSATPAGENAFGYTVLTMLMNQDKFASLPKDLQEIIDRNSGPALNDRFATAWDKAMDAARSATPAEGLVAIDAAAYKAMQDATAGVADAWIKDASGVDGKVLVDGVRSLSSASR, encoded by the coding sequence ATGAAAACCCTCAAGCTCGCAGCCCTCACCCTCGCCATCGGCGCCGCCGGCGCCGCCCAGGCCGCCGACAGCTATACCCTGAAGGTTGCGCACTTCCTGCCGTCCACCTCCAACGCCCAGGTCAACATCATCGAGCCTTGGTGCGAACAGCTGCGCCAGGAGTCCAACGACCGCCTGAAGTGCCAGCTGTACCCGTCGATGCAGCTGGGCGGCACCCCCGCCAAGCTGGCCGACATGGCGCGCAACGGCGTAGCCGACATCGTCTGGACCGCCCCCGCCTACTCCGCCGGCAAGTTCCCGCGCGTCGAGGCCCTCGAGCTGCCGTTCATGCTGCCCTACGGCGGCAAGGCCGGTAACGACATCATCTGGAAGTTCTACGAGCAGTACGCCAAGGACGACTTCAAGGGCTACAAGGTGCTCTCCGTGTTCGGCGACGGCGGCATGGACCTGCACACCCGCGGCAAGGCGGTGAAGACCCTCGAGGACCTCAAGGGCCTGAAGCTGCGCGCCTCCAGCCGCACCGCCGCCAAGACCCTGGAAGCCCTCGGCGTCACCCCGGTGAGCATGCCGCCGGCGCAGATGACCGAAGCCATCTCCAAGGGCGTGGTCGACGGCGCCCTGGCCTCCTGGGAAGTGGTCCCGGCCACCAAGCTCAACGAGGTGACCCAGTACCACAGCGCCACCCCGGCTGGCGAAAACGCCTTCGGCTACACCGTGCTGACCATGCTGATGAACCAGGACAAGTTCGCCAGCCTGCCCAAGGACCTGCAGGAAATCATCGACCGCAACAGCGGCCCGGCGCTGAACGACCGTTTCGCCACCGCCTGGGACAAGGCGATGGACGCCGCCCGCAGCGCCACCCCGGCCGAAGGCCTGGTGGCCATCGACGCCGCCGCCTACAAGGCCATGCAGGACGCCACTGCAGGCGTCGCCGATGCCTGGATCAAGGACGCCAGCGGCGTCGACGGCAAGGTGCTGGTCGATGGCGTGCGCAGCCTGTCCTCCGCCTCCCGCTGA
- a CDS encoding PHA/PHB synthase family protein, with the protein MNMPTPASALPPSTPVPDEGAPNPLDLKVHAAIARASSSLSPTALLLALIDWSCHLAGSPGKQLELTSLALEHTRRVSQYLREIALATPDCPAHDCVEPPRRDRRFAAREWHDWPFNLMHQSFLLTQDWWRAATHGVRGVSRHHEEVVAFAARQLLDLFSPGNYLPTNPVVLQRTLETGGGNLARGMIHWLEDFERMAAGRPPAGAENFVVGRDVATTPGKVVLKNRLIELIQYAPTTGTVHPEPILIVPAWIMKYYILDLSPHNSLVRYLVDQGHTVFCLSWKNPGAEDGDLGMDEYLQLGFFAALEAINAIAPGQKVHATGYCLGGTLLSIAAAAMARDNDERLASVSLFTAQTDFTEPGELALFIDESQVSLLEAQMRETGYLTAGQMVGAFQLLRSNDLLWSRMVGEYLMGERGTMNDLMAWNADATRMPARMHAQYLRRLFLNDDLSEGRYPVGGRPVSLSDIDTPIFCVATTQDHVAPWRSVFKLHYLTPAPITFLLTSGGHNAGIVSEPGRARRHYQVMDRPAGGTYVAPDAWLTNAPRHEGSWWPQWQAWLQERSGSPVAPPALGAPERGYPPLDDAPGQYVREK; encoded by the coding sequence ATGAACATGCCAACCCCTGCGTCCGCCCTGCCGCCTTCGACGCCCGTGCCGGACGAAGGCGCCCCCAATCCGCTCGATCTCAAGGTCCACGCCGCGATCGCCCGGGCCAGTTCGTCGCTCTCCCCCACCGCCCTCTTGCTCGCCCTGATCGACTGGTCCTGCCACCTGGCCGGCTCGCCCGGCAAGCAGCTGGAGCTGACCAGCCTGGCGCTGGAACATACCCGGCGGGTCAGCCAGTACCTGCGCGAGATCGCCCTCGCAACCCCCGACTGCCCGGCCCACGACTGCGTCGAACCGCCCAGGCGCGACCGCCGCTTCGCCGCCCGGGAGTGGCACGACTGGCCGTTCAACCTGATGCACCAGTCCTTCCTGCTCACCCAGGACTGGTGGCGCGCGGCGACCCACGGCGTGCGCGGGGTGTCGCGCCACCACGAGGAGGTGGTGGCCTTCGCCGCCCGCCAGCTGCTCGACCTGTTCTCGCCCGGCAACTACCTGCCGACCAATCCGGTGGTGCTGCAGCGCACCCTGGAAACCGGCGGCGGCAACCTGGCGCGCGGCATGATCCACTGGCTGGAGGACTTCGAGCGGATGGCCGCCGGCCGGCCGCCGGCCGGCGCCGAGAACTTCGTGGTCGGCCGCGACGTGGCGACGACGCCCGGCAAGGTGGTACTGAAGAACCGCCTGATCGAACTGATCCAGTACGCGCCGACCACCGGTACCGTCCATCCCGAGCCGATCCTCATCGTGCCGGCGTGGATCATGAAGTACTACATCCTCGACCTGTCGCCGCACAACTCGCTGGTCAGGTACCTGGTCGACCAGGGTCACACGGTGTTCTGCCTGTCGTGGAAGAACCCCGGCGCCGAGGACGGCGACCTGGGCATGGACGAGTACCTGCAGCTCGGTTTCTTCGCCGCCCTCGAGGCGATCAACGCCATAGCCCCCGGCCAGAAGGTGCACGCCACCGGCTACTGCCTGGGCGGCACCCTGCTGTCGATCGCCGCCGCCGCCATGGCCCGCGACAACGACGAGCGCCTGGCTTCGGTCAGCCTGTTCACCGCGCAGACCGACTTCACCGAGCCCGGCGAGCTGGCGCTGTTCATCGACGAGAGCCAGGTCAGCCTGCTCGAGGCGCAGATGCGCGAAACCGGCTACCTGACCGCCGGACAGATGGTCGGCGCCTTCCAGCTGCTGCGCTCCAACGACCTGCTGTGGTCGCGCATGGTCGGCGAGTACCTGATGGGGGAACGCGGCACGATGAACGACCTGATGGCCTGGAACGCCGACGCCACGCGCATGCCGGCCCGCATGCACGCCCAGTACCTGCGCCGCCTGTTCCTCAACGACGACCTCAGCGAGGGACGCTACCCGGTGGGCGGGCGCCCGGTGTCGCTGAGCGACATCGACACGCCGATCTTCTGCGTGGCCACCACCCAGGACCACGTCGCGCCCTGGCGCTCGGTGTTCAAGCTGCACTACCTGACCCCGGCGCCGATCACCTTCCTGCTCACCAGCGGCGGCCACAACGCCGGCATCGTCAGCGAACCGGGCCGTGCCCGGCGCCACTACCAGGTCATGGACCGCCCTGCCGGCGGCACCTACGTGGCCCCCGATGCCTGGCTGACCAATGCACCGCGCCACGAGGGCTCCTGGTGGCCGCAGTGGCAGGCCTGGCTGCAGGAGCGCTCGGGGTCACCCGTCGCGCCACCCGCGCTGGGCGCCCCCGAGCGCGGCTATCCGCCGCTCGACGACGCGCCCGGCCAGTACGTGCGTGAAAAGTAG